CTCTACGAATTCTTTAATGCCTTGCATATCTGCTGCGCGGCGGGCCTGGGCATATCCCTGTTCGTCGCGGTACAGAACCCACAGTTCGTTTGGACGCAGGCCGTTCACAAAGTGCGGAGAGTGCGTTGTTACCATCAACTGCGTGCGCGCGGATGCATTACGGCATTCTTCTGCCAGCTCGGGCAGCAGTCGCGGGTGAAGGTGGTTTTCAGGCTCCTCAATGCCAACGAGTTGAGGCGGTTCAGGGTCGTACAACACGGTTAGGTAGGCCAACATTTTCAGCGTCCCATCTGAGGCAAACTTGGATAGGATCGGCCGTTCGAAGGGCGCGTCTTTGATCTGTAGGAGCAACCGCCCGTCCGCTAACAGTTCTGCATCTACCTTTTCTAATCGGGGTACGCGGCGCGTTAGCGTTTTGATGATTTCTGAAAGGCGTTCCGGATGCTGTTCTTTGAGGAATTGGATGACGTTGGGTAGGTTGTCTCCGAAGGCGGATAACCTTTCTTGGGGGCCGGCTTCAGGAGTGCCTCGTATGTTGTCCGCGGTAAGATACGAAAGGTACCAGCCAGTGATAAAACGGCGCAGCGCGCTCACGCGCGGGTGCTTTGCAAACTGGCCGAGCGTACTAACGGCTAGCATTTCTGGGGAGTCCAGTTGTTCCTCAAGTCTCTGGTCTTGCTCATCGGGCACTTCACCACTGACGACACGACCAGCCCCTTCTCTAAAATCCAGGAAGCGAAAGGGTCTTCCCCGTTCTTCCCGTCGCCACTGTAGCCACTCGGCAGCCACAAAAGGCCCGCGTGCGCCTTCATCTATCGCCAGGTGGTATGTGATAACCGGCGTGCCCGGTTCTTCGCGGTACTTCAGTTCAAACTCAATCGGCCCCTCGCAACCACGCGTGCGAAGTTCTTTGAACCGCCCCCTCTTGTCCCAGGCTTTGCGCAGACCTACAGTGAAACATTCGGAGAGGAAGGCGAACACATCAAAGATGGTGGACTTGCCGCTGCCGTTAGGTCCCAGGAAGACTGTCAGAGGGGCAATCTGTTTCAGTTCAAGGTCTCGCAATGCGCGATAGTTCTTGACGGACAACGACTCTATGCGTGGGACCGATGGCTTGTTAGAAATCCTCATTGTCACAGACCTCCGTATCCGAGTCGCTAGCGCATCATAACGCTGGTCGGTGCCGCGCAGGAACCACAACGCGGCGCCGTTTACTTCTCCCCAAACTTCACAAACCGATACCCGTAGCCCCGCTCCGTGAGGATGTACTGCGGGTTGGAGGAATCCTTCTCTATCTTCTGCCGCAGGTACGCGATGTAGATGCGCAGAAGTTGCACGTCGTCCACGTATTCGGGCCCCCACACCTTCTGCAGGAGCGTCTCGTTGGGCACGATCCAACCCGCATTCTCCACCAGGTGGTACAGCAGCCGCATCTCGGTGGGGCGGAGTTTGATATGCTTGCCCTCTACGATGACCTCGCGCCGCGCAAAGTCTATCTGGAGTCGGTCGTCTACTACGATGGGTTCCTCGCGAGATGCGGACAGCCCACCCGTGCGACGCAGCACGGCCTTGACGCGGTCGCTGAGTTCCCGCGGGCTGAAGGGTTTCGTCAGGTAATCGTCGGCGCCCGCCGTGAATGCCTGATGCTTGTCGCTGTCCTCGCTTTTTACGGTCAGCATGATCACCGGCACGTCGCTGTGCTCGCGGATCATCTCCAGCGTCTCAAACCCGTCCATCTCGGGCATCATCACATCCAGGATGACCAGGTCGGGCAATTCCTTGCGTACCTTCTCCAGCGCGTCCAGCCCGTTGGACGCGCTGATGACGCGGAAGCCATCCATCTCCAGGTTCGTCTGGATGAAGCGCACCATGCGGCTTTCGTCGTCTACGACGAGGATGAGTCGGCCTGCGTATGGGTTACTCATGGGCGGTCTCCTGCGTCAACGTTCGGGATTGCCTGGGGAGGGTGAAGGCGAAGGTGGTGCCCTTGCCCTCCTCGCTGCGCACGCTGATCTGTCCGCCGTGGGCTTCCACGACGGCCTTGCATAGGTAGAGGCCCAGGCCGGCGCCCTTGCTGATGCGTTTCTTGTCGGGGGCGCGGTAGAATCGCGTGAAGATGCGCTGCTGTTCCTCCTGGCTCAGGCCCAGCCCCTCGTCGGATACCGATACATGGACGTTGGCCTCATCGTACCAGCCCTTGATGACGATGCGCCCGCCGTTGGGCGAATACTTGATGGCGTTGGACAGCAGGTTATCCAGCACCTGGCGCAGCCAGTGCGGGTCGGCGGTGATGAGGGGAAAGTCCGGCGGGAACTCCACGTCAATCTGGTGGCGGTCGGTCTGCTCGCGGAAGGCGGCCGCGGCCTGCTCGGCCAGTTTGTCCAGCGGGACTTCGGGCACGGGCGACAGGGAAATGCCGCCGGCCTCCACGCGGGCCGCCGTCAGCAGGTTGTCAATTAGTCGCGTCAGACGGTCGCTCTCGTCGGCAATGATGTGTCCGAACTCGCGCACGGTCTGGGCGTCGGGCGTCGCGTCCTCGCGGGATAGCGTCTCGGCGAAGCCCTTGATGAGGGCGACGGGCGTCTTCAGTTCGTGCGAAATGACGGACAGAAACGTGGACTTGAGTTCCTCAGCCTCGCGGAACGCGCTGAGATCGTGGACGTTCATGACGGCGCCGATGGTCTGTCCTTGGGCGTCGCGCAGCGGGCTGAGCGAAATGCTGACGTAGGGGCCGCGCGTGCCATCGCGCCGGGCGAGGTACCCTTCGGCCGTCGCGCGCTCGCCATTGAGGCGGGGCATCGGCACCGCCGCCCCTTGGGGGCTGGTGAGGCGTATGATGGTATCGCCAGGCTGTCCGGCGGCTTCCTGGCGGTTCCAGCCGGTCATGCGGGCGATGGCCTGGTTGAAATCCTGCACGCGCTGGGCGGCGTCCAGGATGAGGATGCCGTCGGCGCTGTTGGCCAGGATGGCCGACAGGCGCTCGTGCTGGACCGACAGGTCATGATAGAGTCGCGCGTTGCGGATAGCCAGCGCCGACTGGTTGGCGAAGGCGTTGAGCAGCGCGATGTCCTGCGAATGGAAAGCGTACTTGTCCCTGGTAACGACGAGCATGGAGCCGGAATGTTCGTCGCCCACGGCGATGGGCACGCACACGCCTGTCTTGATGTCGTGGGCGGCCAGCGGGGCCAGGGCGGGTTCCTCGGCGACGTCCTTGATGACCCACGGTTCGCATTGCGATAGCGGTTCGGTCAGGCTGGGGTCGGCCAATTTTCTGCGGATGTCGTCGTTGTCCAGGACGCCCTCGGCGACGGACACGGTGAAGCGGCCGTTTTCGCGCATGAGAATGGCCGCACCATCGGCTTCTACCGCGTCTTTGGCAAGGCGCACCACCTGGCGCAGGGTGGCGTCCAGGTCCGTGCCCTGCTCGGCCAGGGCGAGTCCGGCCTGGTACAGTTTGGACAGGGCATTGGCGCGCGAAGTCATCTGGCTGTACAGGCGGGCATTGTCAATGGCGATGGCTGCCTGGTCGGCGAACGCCTGCAGGAGGACTTTGTCTATGTTGGAGAACAGGGCCGCGCCTGTCGTGCGGAATACGAACACCATGCCGAGGAACTGATCGCCCAGGAGGAGCGGCAAGCCGACGGCATGGGATAAGCCTAGGCCTGTGGCCTGGCTTACGCCGGCGAGGGGTTCGCGCACGTCGGTGAACTGCCAGTTGGTTGCCTCGCCCTGCTCCACGGTCTGGGGGAGGCGCTTCAGGAAAGGCTCCAAGGTGCTGAGTGCGTCGGAGGGAAGGCCGACGCTGGTGTGGACGAAGAACGTCCCGTCGGCGCGGCGTAGCGCGATGATGCCCGCTTGCCCCGCCAGGATTTCCACGGCGTAGCGTAACACACGGTGGAGCAGGGTAGGCAGGTCTAGCGCCGCCGTGATCTCGCGCGAGATGTGCAGCAGATACTCGCGCTGGAGAATCTGGCGCTCGCGCAGAGCGTCGGCGCTTTCCAGCGGAACGATCGGGCTGTCGCGTTTTGGGCTATTCGGCTCAAACGGCAGTTGCTTTTGCATACACTTATTATAGCACGGGCATGGCTTTCGTTGCCAATCGGCGAGGTGGGCGACTGGATTCTTCGCAGGTGGAACCGCGAATGGACGCGAATGCACGCAAACGGACAATGGGCCAAGAGGGGCCGAAACCCTTGACAGCGACGGGGTTGGAAACGATACGCCGCGTGGAGCCGTCGCGTCCGTCGGCGGAGCGGCGACTCTTATAGAACGTTTACCATGCTCTTATGCAATTCTCACGCGCGGTTCGTATACTGGGGCGGAAAAGGTCAACCCGCGCCTGTTCACGGGCGAGACCATAGCAGGAAACGTGGAGGTTAAATTATGGGAAAGATAGTTGGAATTGATTTGGGAACGACAAACTCTGTAGTGGCCGTGATGGAAGGCGGCGAGCCGGTGGTGATCCCGAGCCGCGAGGGCGGGAATCTCACGCCTTCGGTCGTGGCGTTCACGAAGTCGGGCGAGCGCTTGGTGGGGCAGACGGCGCGGCGCCAGGCCGTTGTCAACCCCGAGAATACCATCTTCTCGGTGAAGCGGCTGATGGGGCGGCGTTACGATGACCCCGAGGTGGAGAAGGCCCGACGCGTGCTGCCGTACAAGATCGTGCGGGGTTCCAGCGACGACGCACGGGTGTTCATCCCCATCACGGGCAAGGAATACACGCCCCAGGAAATCTCGGCGATGATCCTGCGCAAACTGAAAGAGGACGCCGAGGCCTACCTGGGCGAGCCGGTTACGCAGGCCGTGATCACCGTGCCGGCCTACTTCAACGACGCCCAGCGCCAGGCGACCAAGGACGCAGGCAAGATCGCCGGCCTTGAGGTGCTGCGCATCATCAACGAGCCGACGGCTTCTTCGCTGGCCTACGGGCTGGACAAGAAGAAGGCCGAGACGATCCTGGTCTTTGACCTGGGCGGCGGCACGTTTGACGTGTCCATCCTGGAGGTGGGCGACGGCGTGATTGAGGTCAAGGCCACCAACGGCGATACCTTCCTGGGCGGCGATGATTGGGATCAGCGCATCGTGGACTACATCGCCACGGAGTTCAAGAAGGATCAGGGCATTGACCTGCGCACCGACCGCCAGGCTTTGCAGCGCCTGAAGGAAGCCGCCGAGAAGGCGAAGATTGAACTGTCCACGATGATGGAGACGGAGATTAACCTGCCGTTCATCACCGCGGACGCCAGCGGCCCGAAGCACCTGCAGATGAAACTGACGCGGGCCAAGTTGGAGCAACTGACCGAAGACCTGGTGCAGCGTTGCCGCGGGCCGTTTGAGCAGGCGCTGCAGGATGCGAAACTGTCGGTCTCGGACATTGACGAGGTGGTGCTGGTGGGCGGCGCGACCCGCATGCCCATGATCCAGGACTTGGTGCGCAACTTGACCGGCGGCAAGGAGCCGCACAAGGGCGTGAACCCCGACGAAGTCGTGGCGGTGGGCGCGGCCATCCAGGCGGGCGTCCTGGCCGGCGAGGTGCGCGATGTCCTGCTGCTGGACGTTACGCCGTTGACCCTGGGCGTGGAGACCCTGGGCGGCGTGATGACGCCCATCATTGAACGCAACACCACGATTCCGGTCAAGAAGAGCCAGATTTTCACCACTGCCGAGGACGGGCAGACGGCGGTAACGATTCACGTTCTGCAGGGCGAGCGGCCCATGGCTGCCGACAACATGAGCCTGGGCAAGTTCAATCTGGAGGGCATTCCGCCCGCGCCGCGCGGCATCCCGCAGATTGAGGTTACCTTTGACATTGACGCCAACGGGATTCTCAACGTGTCGGCGCAGGACAAGGCCACGGGCAAGCAGCAGAAGATCACCATCACCGCCAGCACGAACCTAAGCAAGGAAGACGTGGAGCGGATGGTGCAAGAGGCCAAGCGCCACGAGGCCGAAGACCGCCGGCGTAAGGAACTGGTGGAGGCGCGCAACAATGCCGACGCGGCCATCTACCAGACCGAGAAGGCCCTGCGCGAATTGGGCGACAAGGTGCCCGCCGCCGACCGCGGCAGGATAGAAACCCTCATCGGCGACTTGAAGGATGCCGTGCAGACCGAGGACACGGCTCGCATCCGCCAGTTGACCGAGCAGTTGCTGCAAGCGAGTTAC
This is a stretch of genomic DNA from Chloroflexota bacterium. It encodes these proteins:
- a CDS encoding GAF domain-containing protein; its protein translation is MQKQLPFEPNSPKRDSPIVPLESADALRERQILQREYLLHISREITAALDLPTLLHRVLRYAVEILAGQAGIIALRRADGTFFVHTSVGLPSDALSTLEPFLKRLPQTVEQGEATNWQFTDVREPLAGVSQATGLGLSHAVGLPLLLGDQFLGMVFVFRTTGAALFSNIDKVLLQAFADQAAIAIDNARLYSQMTSRANALSKLYQAGLALAEQGTDLDATLRQVVRLAKDAVEADGAAILMRENGRFTVSVAEGVLDNDDIRRKLADPSLTEPLSQCEPWVIKDVAEEPALAPLAAHDIKTGVCVPIAVGDEHSGSMLVVTRDKYAFHSQDIALLNAFANQSALAIRNARLYHDLSVQHERLSAILANSADGILILDAAQRVQDFNQAIARMTGWNRQEAAGQPGDTIIRLTSPQGAAVPMPRLNGERATAEGYLARRDGTRGPYVSISLSPLRDAQGQTIGAVMNVHDLSAFREAEELKSTFLSVISHELKTPVALIKGFAETLSREDATPDAQTVREFGHIIADESDRLTRLIDNLLTAARVEAGGISLSPVPEVPLDKLAEQAAAAFREQTDRHQIDVEFPPDFPLITADPHWLRQVLDNLLSNAIKYSPNGGRIVIKGWYDEANVHVSVSDEGLGLSQEEQQRIFTRFYRAPDKKRISKGAGLGLYLCKAVVEAHGGQISVRSEEGKGTTFAFTLPRQSRTLTQETAHE
- the dnaK gene encoding molecular chaperone DnaK, whose translation is MGKIVGIDLGTTNSVVAVMEGGEPVVIPSREGGNLTPSVVAFTKSGERLVGQTARRQAVVNPENTIFSVKRLMGRRYDDPEVEKARRVLPYKIVRGSSDDARVFIPITGKEYTPQEISAMILRKLKEDAEAYLGEPVTQAVITVPAYFNDAQRQATKDAGKIAGLEVLRIINEPTASSLAYGLDKKKAETILVFDLGGGTFDVSILEVGDGVIEVKATNGDTFLGGDDWDQRIVDYIATEFKKDQGIDLRTDRQALQRLKEAAEKAKIELSTMMETEINLPFITADASGPKHLQMKLTRAKLEQLTEDLVQRCRGPFEQALQDAKLSVSDIDEVVLVGGATRMPMIQDLVRNLTGGKEPHKGVNPDEVVAVGAAIQAGVLAGEVRDVLLLDVTPLTLGVETLGGVMTPIIERNTTIPVKKSQIFTTAEDGQTAVTIHVLQGERPMAADNMSLGKFNLEGIPPAPRGIPQIEVTFDIDANGILNVSAQDKATGKQQKITITASTNLSKEDVERMVQEAKRHEAEDRRRKELVEARNNADAAIYQTEKALRELGDKVPAADRGRIETLIGDLKDAVQTEDTARIRQLTEQLLQASYALGQQMYAGQQPGGGPTGGPSGEATGGPGGEDVVDGEFREA
- a CDS encoding response regulator transcription factor encodes the protein MSNPYAGRLILVVDDESRMVRFIQTNLEMDGFRVISASNGLDALEKVRKELPDLVILDVMMPEMDGFETLEMIREHSDVPVIMLTVKSEDSDKHQAFTAGADDYLTKPFSPRELSDRVKAVLRRTGGLSASREEPIVVDDRLQIDFARREVIVEGKHIKLRPTEMRLLYHLVENAGWIVPNETLLQKVWGPEYVDDVQLLRIYIAYLRQKIEKDSSNPQYILTERGYGYRFVKFGEK
- a CDS encoding AAA family ATPase, with the translated sequence MRISNKPSVPRIESLSVKNYRALRDLELKQIAPLTVFLGPNGSGKSTIFDVFAFLSECFTVGLRKAWDKRGRFKELRTRGCEGPIEFELKYREEPGTPVITYHLAIDEGARGPFVAAEWLQWRREERGRPFRFLDFREGAGRVVSGEVPDEQDQRLEEQLDSPEMLAVSTLGQFAKHPRVSALRRFITGWYLSYLTADNIRGTPEAGPQERLSAFGDNLPNVIQFLKEQHPERLSEIIKTLTRRVPRLEKVDAELLADGRLLLQIKDAPFERPILSKFASDGTLKMLAYLTVLYDPEPPQLVGIEEPENHLHPRLLPELAEECRNASARTQLMVTTHSPHFVNGLRPNELWVLYRDEQGYAQARRAADMQGIKEFVENGAPLGDLWMEGYFEVGDPLTAAGGPKPPAR